The Xenopus laevis strain J_2021 chromosome 5L, Xenopus_laevis_v10.1, whole genome shotgun sequence genome has a segment encoding these proteins:
- the LOC108716211 gene encoding odorant receptor 131-2, translating to MSNVTSLPSNMTQVSINNKINDIFRITFLVSVIVCIFFFAYLVTIILTVFFTKPSLRENSRYFLFAHMLINDAAYLAVSLFLVIITSNIPVLLPVPVCYTIVMVSSASYKITPYNLGVMALERYVAICFPLRHSEFCTRRRSGVALVVIWAIGLIPNIADAIILSTSVPRSFFSLHVICARSSFMKTSLQSLIRDLTHILSFSLVGLIILFTYIRIMMVALRIGSGKESAMKAGKTVILHAVQLILCLMAFSYNLTETYLRQYMYLLPLGNFFLFMCLPRFISPLIYGIRDEVFRNYIKRFMLCRRLRIHEIKIVVVKE from the coding sequence ATGTCAAATGTTACCAGCCTGCCCAGCAACATGACCCAAGTTTCCATCAACAACAAAATTAATGATATCTTTCGCATTACATTTTTAGTGTCTGTAATTGTGTGCATTTTCTTTTTCGCCTACCTCGTCACCATTATTCTGACCGTTTTCTTCACAAAACCTTCCCTCCGGGAAAACTCTCGCTATTTCCTATTTGCCCACATGCTCATTAATGATGCAGCCTATCTTGCTGTGTCGCTTTTCTTGGTCATAATCACTAGTAATATTCCAGTGTTGCTCCCGGTACCTGTTTGCTATACTATAGTCATGGTGTCTTCTGCATCTTATAAAATTACTCCTTATAACCTTGGGGTGATGGCTCTAGAACGCTATGTGGCCATTTGCTTCCCACTGAGGCACAGTGAGTTCTGCACCAGAAGGAGATCTGGCGTTGCTCTTGTTGTGATATGGGCCATAGGGTTGATCCCTAATATTGCCGATGCTATTATTTTAAGCACCTCTGTTCCAAGGAGCTTCTTCTCTCTTCATGTGATATGTGCCCGCTCTTCTTTTATGAAAACCTCCCTCCAATCATTAATCCGTGACCTTACCCATATCTTGTCCTTTTCCCTGGTTGGACTGATCATTCTCTTCACCTACATTAGGATCATGATGGTGGCTTTAAGGATTGGCTCAGGGAAGGAATCGGCCATGAAGGCTGGTAAGACTGTCATTCTCCATGCTGTTCAGCTTATTCTCTGTCTCATGGCTTTTAGCTACAACCTTACAGAAACCTACCTCAGGCAGTATATGTATCTTCTGCCCTTGGGCAACTTCTTCTTATTCATGTGTCTGCCAAGATTTATTAGCCCTTTGATTTATGGAATAAGGGATGAAGTCTTTCGGAATTATATCAAGAGGTTTATGCTCTGCAGGCGATTAAGGATTCACGAAATTAAAATTGTGGTtgtaaaggaatag